Proteins encoded in a region of the Anguilla anguilla isolate fAngAng1 chromosome 10, fAngAng1.pri, whole genome shotgun sequence genome:
- the rfk gene encoding riboflavin kinase isoform X1 — MKSLPYFCRGEVIRGFGRGSKELGIPTEWAERSGAHTRVTSQLQPARFAAWGAARANFPDSVVEHLPADICTGIYYGWASVGGGDVHKMVMSIGWNPYYKNTKKSMETHIIHTFKEDFYGEILSVVMVGYIRPERSFDSLDALITAIHGDIEEAKRRLDLPEDRKLQEDNFFRTFPKQIMNGH, encoded by the exons ATGAAGAGTCTTCCGTATTTCTGTCGGGGAGAGGTTATTCGAGGATTTGGCCGCGGAAGCAAGGAGCTGGGCATCCCCACTG aaTGGGCTGAACGCAGTGGCGCGCATACGCGGGTGACCTCTCAGCTGCAGCCCGCCAGGTTCGCGGCGTGGGGGGCAGCCAGAG CAAATTTCCCGGACTCGGTGGTGGAGCACCTCCCAGCAGACATTTGCACGGGGATCTACTATGGCTGGGCGTCTGTGGGGGGCGGAGACGTGCACAAGATGGTCATGAGCATCGGCTGGAACCCCTATTACAAGAACACCAAGAAATCCATG GAGACTCATATCATTCACACGTTTAAGGAGGACTTCTATGGGGAGATCCTGAGTGTGGTTATGGTGGGCTACATTCGCCCAGAGAGGAGCTTCGACTCACTGG acgCCCTCATCACGGCGATTCACGGCGACATCGAGGAGGCGAAGCGGAGGCTGGACCTGCCTGAGGACCGAAAACTGCAGGAGGACAACTTCTTCAGGACATTCCCCAAGCAGATCATGAATGGCCACTGA
- the rfk gene encoding riboflavin kinase isoform X2, which produces MKSLPYFCRGEVIRGFGRGSKELGIPTANFPDSVVEHLPADICTGIYYGWASVGGGDVHKMVMSIGWNPYYKNTKKSMETHIIHTFKEDFYGEILSVVMVGYIRPERSFDSLDALITAIHGDIEEAKRRLDLPEDRKLQEDNFFRTFPKQIMNGH; this is translated from the exons ATGAAGAGTCTTCCGTATTTCTGTCGGGGAGAGGTTATTCGAGGATTTGGCCGCGGAAGCAAGGAGCTGGGCATCCCCACTG CAAATTTCCCGGACTCGGTGGTGGAGCACCTCCCAGCAGACATTTGCACGGGGATCTACTATGGCTGGGCGTCTGTGGGGGGCGGAGACGTGCACAAGATGGTCATGAGCATCGGCTGGAACCCCTATTACAAGAACACCAAGAAATCCATG GAGACTCATATCATTCACACGTTTAAGGAGGACTTCTATGGGGAGATCCTGAGTGTGGTTATGGTGGGCTACATTCGCCCAGAGAGGAGCTTCGACTCACTGG acgCCCTCATCACGGCGATTCACGGCGACATCGAGGAGGCGAAGCGGAGGCTGGACCTGCCTGAGGACCGAAAACTGCAGGAGGACAACTTCTTCAGGACATTCCCCAAGCAGATCATGAATGGCCACTGA